A stretch of DNA from Microbacterium sp. LWS13-1.2:
CAATGCGCTCGGCGTCGCTGTGCCGTCGAATCTGATCTTCGCCCTCGCGCTCGTTCTGCTGGTCGGGGTCGCCCTTCACCTCTCTTGGGAGCTCTCACAGGCCGAGGACGAAGTGCGCCGGGTCGCCGAAGACGTCGCGATCGTGCGCACGGAGGTCGATGAGCTTCGGCAGGCTATGGGGACGGATACCGGCCGACAGGATCCGGCGCCGTCGGCCGACATCCCCACAGCGGACACGGATACCGCCGGTCGAACTGACGATGAAAGCTGAGGGCGCCGCAACAGGCGTGCGAGCGATCCTCATCGCCACCGTGGTGGCGGGAATCCTCGGCTACGGCATCCAACTCGTTGCCCCGGCACTTCTGCCTGACGGGGCTGCCTACGTCACGTTCTCGATGTACTGGTCCACGCTGTACCTCTGCGTCGCGGCGCTGTCGGGGGTGCAGCAGGAGGTCACGCGGGCGTCGCGTCGCGCCGCGGAATCGTCACCGAACGCGACGCTCCGCTCGTTCACGCTGATTGTGATTGGCGTTGTCCTACTGGCTGCGGGGGCGGTCGCCCTTCTGGCCGGTCCCACCGTTTTCCGGGGCCCGACCGGGATGCTGGCAGTGGCGCTCGGAACCGGTATGGTCGGCTACGTCCTGATCGCCGTGCTGAGCGGCGTTCTCTACGGACTGCACCTTTGGACGGCTGTCGCCGCGACCACAATCGTCGACGTCGCGATCCGGACTGTGCTTCTTCTGGCGGCATTCCTCTCGGGGTGGTCACCCGAGTGGATTGCGCTCGCGGTGTCGTTGCCGTTCGGGCTGGCGTTCCTCCTGGT
This window harbors:
- a CDS encoding DUF2304 domain-containing protein, producing the protein MIVIAGIGLALLVLTIIISLLLRRRLREKYATLWLLIGIVILVLAIFPGLLLGLSNALGVAVPSNLIFALALVLLVGVALHLSWELSQAEDEVRRVAEDVAIVRTEVDELRQAMGTDTGRQDPAPSADIPTADTDTAGRTDDES